A genomic window from Terriglobia bacterium includes:
- a CDS encoding MOSC N-terminal beta barrel domain-containing protein, with the protein MRTGSSHVHLAKIRLHPIKSLDPVEVSAARIGPHGGLELDRAWALYSVDGRWVNGKRTAAMHLIRADFAPDLSSVTLSVPGDRRNIPARTFAFPRDTESAAEWFSVYFEQHILVRYAREGFPDDRIAHGPTIISTATLEAVCAWFPGVTLDDMRLRFRTTLEIDVDRSTVTQDVDRSAVTRDADRSAVTPDVLPAFWEDRLFGEEERSVVRFHIGEVAFEGSNPCARCVVPPRDPRTAAPIEGFQKRFADLRQAQLPAWSPASRFDHFYRLAVNTHVASTESGKLLRTGDPLLL; encoded by the coding sequence ATGCGCACCGGCTCTTCCCACGTTCATCTCGCGAAGATCCGCCTGCACCCCATCAAGTCCCTGGATCCCGTCGAAGTCTCCGCCGCGCGCATCGGCCCCCACGGCGGCCTCGAGCTCGACCGCGCCTGGGCGCTCTACTCCGTGGATGGCCGCTGGGTGAATGGCAAGCGCACCGCGGCGATGCACCTCATTCGCGCGGACTTTGCTCCGGATCTCAGCTCGGTCACGCTGTCCGTTCCCGGTGACCGCCGTAATATCCCCGCGAGGACATTTGCCTTCCCACGCGACACCGAATCCGCCGCCGAGTGGTTCAGCGTCTACTTCGAGCAGCACATCCTCGTGCGCTACGCCCGGGAAGGCTTCCCGGACGACAGGATCGCCCATGGCCCCACGATTATTTCCACCGCGACGCTCGAGGCCGTCTGCGCGTGGTTCCCCGGTGTGACCCTCGACGACATGCGCCTGCGCTTCCGCACCACCCTCGAAATCGATGTTGACCGTTCCACAGTCACACAGGATGTTGACCGCTCTGCGGTCACGCGTGATGCTGACCGCTCCGCGGTCACACCGGACGTTCTCCCTGCTTTCTGGGAAGATCGCCTCTTCGGTGAAGAAGAACGCAGCGTCGTGCGCTTCCACATCGGTGAAGTCGCCTTCGAGGGCAGCAATCCCTGCGCCCGCTGCGTCGTCCCGCCCCGCGATCCCCGCACCGCCGCGCCCATCGAGGGCTTCCAAAAGCGTTTCGCCGACCTCCGCCAGGCCCAGCTCCCCGCCTGGTCCCCCGCCTCCCGCTTCGACCACTTCTACCGCCTCGCCGTCAACACCCACGTCGCTTCCACCGAATCCGGCAAACTCCTCCGCACAGGCGATCCCCTTCTCTTGTAG
- a CDS encoding GYD domain-containing protein yields the protein MPYFLHQVSYTPETWSMLIANPQDRMDAIRAPIEKLGGRIQTGYFAFGEFDVAVITEMPDNISAAAIAMAFAGGGAVKSLKTTPLMTTAEALDALKKASMCGYRPITAAARAASS from the coding sequence ATGCCGTACTTTCTACACCAAGTCAGTTACACCCCGGAAACCTGGTCCATGCTCATCGCCAACCCACAGGATCGCATGGATGCCATTCGCGCACCGATCGAGAAGCTCGGCGGGCGCATCCAGACCGGCTACTTCGCTTTCGGCGAATTCGATGTGGCGGTCATCACCGAGATGCCCGACAACATCAGTGCCGCAGCCATCGCCATGGCCTTCGCTGGCGGCGGCGCCGTCAAGAGCCTCAAGACCACCCCGCTCATGACCACCGCCGAGGCCCTGGACGCGCTCAAGAAGGCCAGTATGTGCGGCTATCGGCCTATCACCGCTGCTGCCCGGGCGGCCTCTTCCTGA